In one window of Photorhabdus laumondii subsp. laumondii DNA:
- a CDS encoding disulfide bond formation protein B, protein MNQVLATKQQISFGMIFNLIGLFAISAVLTLAFYYQLVLSELPCPLCLLQRAGMIMIGFGFLFNLCFGIKSAHYGLSLIGCVVTGIVAIRQVFLHITPGDLGYGSALFGIHFYTWALICSVIAIIGISVMLILKSLEKTTEEKQKTSAIGQIIIGLFVILITANLISTILECGGGQCDDNPTFYQLLGK, encoded by the coding sequence ATGAATCAGGTATTAGCAACAAAACAACAGATCAGCTTCGGCATGATATTTAACCTCATAGGGTTATTTGCTATCAGTGCTGTCCTAACCCTTGCCTTCTATTATCAATTGGTCCTTTCAGAACTCCCTTGTCCATTATGTTTGCTACAGCGAGCAGGCATGATCATGATAGGGTTTGGTTTCCTGTTTAATCTGTGTTTTGGTATCAAAAGTGCGCACTATGGCTTATCACTTATCGGCTGTGTCGTGACTGGCATTGTTGCGATCCGACAAGTATTTTTACATATCACACCCGGTGATCTCGGTTATGGTTCCGCGCTTTTTGGTATACATTTCTACACTTGGGCCCTTATCTGCTCAGTAATCGCGATTATCGGCATATCCGTCATGCTGATATTGAAAAGCCTGGAAAAAACAACCGAAGAAAAGCAAAAAACATCTGCCATCGGTCAGATTATTATCGGATTATTTGTCATATTAATTACCGCAAATTTAATCTCCACTATTTTGGAGTGTGGCGGTGGGCAGTGTGATGACAACCCAACGTTCTATCAATTGCTCGGTAAATAA
- the typA gene encoding ribosome-dependent GTPase TypA, with product MPEAKFVIEKLRNIAIIAHVDHGKTTLVDKLLQQSGTFGDRATTTERVMDSNDLEKERGITILAKNTAIKWNDYRINIVDTPGHADFGGEVERVMSMVDSVLLLVDAMDGPMPQTRFVTQKAFAHGLKPIVVINKVDRPGARPDWVVDQVFDLFVNLGATDEQLDFPIIYASALMGIAGTDHEDMAEDMTPLYQAIVDHVEPPKVDLNGSFQMQISQLDYNNYVGVIGIGRIKRGTVKPNQNVTIIDSEGKTRNGKIGKVLGHLGLERIESEQAEAGDIVAITGLGELNISDTLCDTNAVEALPPLAVDEPTVSMYFCVNTSPFCGREGKYVTSRQILERLKKELVHNVALRVEETEDPDAFRVSGRGELHLSVLIENMRREGFELAVSRPKVIFREIDGRKQEPFEQVTLDIEEQHQGDVMQGLGERKADLRDMLPDGKGRVRLDYVIPSRGLIGFRTEFMTMTSGTGLLYATFSHYDDIRPGEIGRRQNGVMISNGQGKAVAYALYSLQERGKLFLGHGAEVYEGQVIGIHSRSNDLTVNCLTGKKLTNVRASGTDEATTLSPHIKKTLEQALEFIDDDELVEVTPVSIRLRKRHLTENERRRAYRSKEA from the coding sequence ATGCCTGAGGCAAAGTTTGTGATCGAAAAATTGCGTAATATCGCCATTATCGCGCACGTTGACCACGGTAAAACGACCCTGGTTGACAAGCTGCTGCAACAATCCGGTACTTTCGGTGACCGTGCGACAACGACAGAGCGTGTGATGGACTCCAATGATCTGGAGAAAGAGCGTGGAATTACTATTCTCGCAAAAAATACCGCCATTAAATGGAATGACTACCGTATTAATATCGTAGACACTCCGGGACATGCCGATTTCGGCGGTGAAGTAGAACGTGTTATGTCTATGGTCGACAGCGTACTCTTGCTGGTCGATGCTATGGACGGGCCAATGCCTCAGACCCGTTTTGTGACACAGAAAGCGTTCGCTCATGGTTTGAAACCGATTGTGGTCATTAACAAAGTTGACCGTCCTGGCGCACGCCCTGATTGGGTTGTGGATCAGGTATTTGACCTGTTTGTCAATCTGGGTGCGACTGATGAGCAACTGGACTTCCCCATTATCTATGCATCGGCATTGATGGGAATTGCCGGTACTGATCATGAAGATATGGCGGAAGATATGACGCCGTTGTATCAGGCGATTGTCGATCATGTAGAACCACCGAAAGTTGACCTTAATGGTTCATTCCAGATGCAGATTTCTCAGCTGGACTATAACAATTATGTTGGTGTTATCGGGATTGGCCGTATTAAGCGCGGTACTGTTAAGCCAAACCAGAACGTTACAATTATTGATAGTGAAGGTAAAACCCGGAACGGCAAAATCGGTAAGGTACTGGGTCATCTGGGGCTGGAGCGTATTGAGAGTGAGCAAGCGGAAGCGGGCGACATCGTTGCGATTACCGGCTTGGGTGAGCTGAATATTTCCGATACGCTGTGTGATACTAATGCTGTTGAAGCATTGCCACCCTTGGCTGTTGATGAGCCGACGGTAAGCATGTATTTCTGTGTTAACACCTCCCCTTTCTGTGGACGTGAAGGCAAATATGTCACCTCACGTCAAATCCTTGAGCGTCTAAAGAAAGAGTTGGTTCACAATGTCGCCCTGCGTGTCGAAGAAACCGAAGATCCGGATGCGTTCCGTGTTTCTGGCCGTGGTGAATTGCACTTATCTGTTCTGATTGAGAACATGCGCCGTGAAGGTTTTGAACTGGCGGTATCCCGTCCGAAAGTTATCTTCCGTGAGATCGATGGTCGTAAGCAAGAACCTTTCGAACAAGTAACGCTGGATATTGAAGAGCAGCATCAGGGAGATGTGATGCAGGGCTTGGGTGAGCGTAAAGCGGATCTGCGCGATATGTTACCAGACGGTAAAGGTCGTGTGCGTCTTGATTATGTTATTCCAAGCCGTGGTCTGATTGGCTTTCGTACTGAGTTCATGACGATGACCTCCGGTACCGGTCTGCTGTATGCAACATTCAGCCACTATGATGATATTCGTCCGGGTGAAATCGGTCGCCGTCAGAACGGCGTGATGATTTCCAATGGTCAGGGTAAAGCAGTTGCTTATGCACTTTACAGCTTACAGGAGCGCGGTAAGTTATTCCTTGGTCATGGTGCAGAAGTGTATGAAGGTCAAGTGATCGGTATTCATTCTCGTTCTAATGACCTGACAGTTAACTGTCTGACAGGTAAGAAACTGACTAACGTCCGTGCATCTGGTACTGACGAAGCGACAACCCTGTCTCCACATATTAAGAAAACCCTGGAGCAGGCTTTGGAGTTTATTGATGATGACGAGCTGGTGGAAGTGACCCCGGTGTCTATTCGTCTGCGTAAACGCCATTTGACGGAAAACGAACGCCGTCGTGCGTATCGCAGTAAAGAAGCATAA
- a CDS encoding DUF5993 family protein — protein MYMFLPFLLALFAVITTLYGKYKTSYTLWGLLSVTTVAWFIHHATDSLNLSF, from the coding sequence ATGTATATGTTTTTACCTTTTTTACTCGCATTATTTGCGGTTATCACCACCCTATATGGCAAGTATAAAACGAGTTATACCCTCTGGGGCCTTCTTTCGGTGACGACTGTAGCTTGGTTTATCCATCATGCAACTGATTCGTTAAATCTATCTTTTTAA
- a CDS encoding carbon starvation protein A codes for MLWFLLCIGLLLAGYFIYGKIVEKIFTIRPERKTPALSMADGVDYVAMSTPKVWLIQLLNIAGVGPIFGPILGALYGPLAMLWIVFGCIFAGAVHDYFSGMLSVRARGASVPVIVGNELGKTMKHFMNIFAVILLMLVGVVFVLSPAGLLNNLLKEAMGWDNIAIWVGVIFAYYILATLVPIDKIIGRLYPLFGALLLFMSVALMVGLAMSDKPFYSQGLDFTTNFNPKDLPIWPLLFVTIACGAISGFHATQSPLMARCMQNEKNGRFVFYGAMIGEGIIALIWCTLGLSFYEDTNALQAVIDQGTASLVVHEVSTSLLGTVGGILAILGVVILPITSGDTAFRSARLIIAEFLNIPQQQMTKRLLLSVPMFIVGYLITKTDFNIIWRYFGWANQTTAMVMLWAASAWLLRRNKFHWITTLPAMFMTAVCFTYLAFAPEGFALNWNISVVIGLAAMAVVTMTFFAKVRSQSASDNIKAKALNE; via the coding sequence ATGTTGTGGTTCCTCCTCTGTATCGGCCTTCTTCTGGCTGGATATTTTATATATGGCAAGATTGTCGAAAAGATATTCACTATTCGACCAGAAAGAAAAACCCCCGCTCTTTCTATGGCTGATGGTGTTGATTACGTTGCGATGTCTACCCCAAAAGTTTGGTTAATTCAGTTACTCAATATTGCCGGCGTTGGCCCTATTTTCGGCCCAATTCTTGGTGCCCTCTATGGCCCACTTGCCATGCTGTGGATTGTATTCGGCTGTATCTTTGCTGGTGCAGTACACGATTACTTCTCCGGTATGCTCAGTGTGCGTGCCCGCGGTGCATCCGTGCCCGTTATCGTTGGTAACGAACTGGGCAAAACCATGAAGCATTTCATGAACATATTTGCGGTTATTCTGCTGATGCTAGTTGGAGTCGTCTTTGTTTTGAGTCCAGCCGGCTTACTGAATAACTTGCTGAAAGAGGCAATGGGTTGGGATAACATTGCTATCTGGGTCGGTGTTATCTTTGCTTACTATATTCTCGCAACGCTGGTGCCTATTGATAAAATCATCGGTCGCCTTTACCCACTGTTTGGTGCATTGCTGCTGTTTATGTCTGTTGCGCTGATGGTCGGTTTAGCGATGAGCGATAAACCTTTCTATTCACAAGGATTGGATTTCACCACTAACTTCAACCCGAAAGATCTGCCGATCTGGCCATTGCTGTTTGTCACGATTGCTTGTGGTGCTATTTCTGGTTTCCACGCCACTCAGTCTCCGCTGATGGCACGTTGTATGCAGAATGAAAAAAATGGCCGTTTCGTTTTCTACGGTGCAATGATTGGTGAAGGTATTATCGCACTAATCTGGTGTACATTGGGCCTGAGCTTCTATGAAGATACTAACGCATTACAAGCCGTGATTGATCAAGGTACGGCCTCTCTGGTTGTTCACGAAGTGTCCACGTCTCTGTTAGGTACTGTCGGCGGTATTCTGGCAATCCTCGGTGTGGTGATTTTGCCAATTACTTCTGGCGATACCGCATTCCGTTCTGCCCGGCTTATTATTGCTGAATTCCTGAATATTCCTCAGCAACAAATGACCAAACGTCTGTTATTAAGTGTGCCAATGTTTATTGTCGGTTATCTGATTACCAAAACCGATTTCAATATTATCTGGCGTTATTTCGGTTGGGCAAACCAAACCACAGCAATGGTCATGTTATGGGCGGCTTCCGCATGGCTGCTGCGCCGTAATAAATTCCATTGGATTACTACCCTACCAGCCATGTTTATGACTGCGGTGTGCTTCACCTATCTGGCATTTGCACCAGAAGGTTTTGCGCTAAACTGGAATATCTCTGTTGTTATCGGCCTGGCAGCAATGGCGGTTGTCACAATGACTTTCTTTGCAAAAGTCCGCTCCCAATCAGCTTCCGATAATATAAAAGCTAAAGCATTAAATGAGTAA